In Nostoc sp. GT001, a genomic segment contains:
- a CDS encoding 5-(carboxyamino)imidazole ribonucleotide synthase, with product MKRVGVIGGGQLAWMMADAAQKLGVELVVQTPSVHDPAVSIAQETIFAPVDDASATEILAQKCDVITFENEFVNLQALSILGQQGVCFRPRLEALAPLLDKYHQRCYLRDLGLPVPQFFALEEVENLQSKIEYLGFPVVLKSRRHGYDGQGTFIIQDFATLEQKLSDESTTKTFNHSLFLLEEFVPFERELAIIAARSVEGEIVTYPVVETQQEQQVCRRVIAPAEITPNQVAEIQAIAHTLLNSLEVVGIFGIELFLSADGKILVNEIAPRTHNSGHFSLDACETSQFEQHLRAVCGLPLGNPALQCAGAVMVNLLGYENSHSDYQSQRQQIAEIPQAHVHWYGKTESRPGRKLGHVTVLLGDQNRESPSAIAHTIESIWYPR from the coding sequence ATGAAACGTGTTGGTGTAATTGGTGGCGGACAACTAGCCTGGATGATGGCAGATGCAGCACAGAAGCTAGGAGTAGAATTAGTAGTACAAACTCCAAGCGTTCACGACCCGGCCGTGTCAATCGCTCAGGAAACTATTTTCGCGCCAGTTGATGATGCAAGTGCTACGGAAATATTAGCTCAAAAATGCGATGTTATCACCTTTGAAAACGAATTTGTTAATCTGCAAGCTTTATCTATTTTAGGACAGCAAGGTGTTTGTTTCCGTCCGAGATTAGAAGCTTTAGCTCCTCTTTTAGATAAATATCATCAGCGTTGCTATTTACGGGATTTGGGCTTACCAGTTCCTCAATTTTTCGCCCTTGAAGAGGTAGAAAATCTCCAATCAAAAATAGAATATCTAGGTTTTCCAGTAGTTTTGAAATCCCGCCGTCATGGTTATGATGGTCAAGGTACTTTCATAATTCAGGATTTTGCTACTTTAGAACAAAAGTTAAGTGATGAAAGCACAACAAAAACTTTCAATCACTCACTTTTTTTGTTAGAAGAATTTGTCCCCTTTGAAAGAGAACTAGCAATAATTGCAGCTCGTTCTGTAGAGGGAGAAATTGTCACTTATCCAGTAGTGGAAACCCAACAAGAACAACAAGTATGTCGGCGGGTGATTGCGCCAGCCGAGATTACACCCAATCAAGTAGCAGAAATTCAAGCGATCGCACATACTCTATTAAATAGCCTAGAAGTAGTAGGAATTTTTGGAATTGAGCTATTTCTCAGTGCTGATGGCAAAATTCTGGTAAACGAAATTGCGCCCCGTACCCACAATTCTGGGCATTTTTCTCTTGACGCTTGCGAAACTTCTCAGTTTGAACAACACCTGAGAGCGGTTTGTGGTTTACCTTTAGGGAATCCAGCTTTACAGTGCGCTGGTGCTGTAATGGTCAACCTGTTGGGGTATGAAAATTCTCACAGCGACTACCAAAGCCAACGCCAACAAATAGCGGAGATTCCCCAGGCGCACGTTCACTGGTATGGGAAAACAGAATCACGTCCTGGGCGAAAGTTAGGTCATGTCACCGTTTTGCTGGGCGATCAAAATCGAGAATCGCCAAGTGCCATCGCCCACACCATAGAATCTATCTGGTATCCCAGGTAA
- a CDS encoding pentapeptide repeat-containing protein has product MFWRQGLAFLLGIIIWCVADPALAVDWTHPLSFSNAELSRRDFSGESLQAAEFSNANMELANFSNADLRGAVMSASVMTKANLHGADLTNAMVDQVNLTKADLSDAVFKEALLLRAIFNDVNIDGADFTDAILDRAQIKELCEKASGVNSKTGVQTRDSLGCQ; this is encoded by the coding sequence ATGTTTTGGCGCCAAGGGTTGGCGTTCCTTCTCGGAATTATTATCTGGTGCGTGGCTGATCCCGCATTGGCAGTAGACTGGACTCATCCCCTTTCATTTAGCAATGCAGAGTTGTCAAGACGCGATTTTTCTGGTGAAAGCTTGCAAGCAGCGGAGTTTTCTAACGCCAATATGGAACTGGCTAACTTTTCAAACGCTGACTTACGAGGAGCAGTCATGAGCGCTTCGGTGATGACAAAAGCAAATCTCCACGGAGCGGATTTAACGAATGCAATGGTCGATCAGGTAAACTTGACTAAGGCAGATTTGAGCGATGCAGTTTTCAAAGAAGCTCTTTTGCTCCGCGCCATCTTTAATGATGTAAATATAGACGGTGCAGATTTTACAGATGCAATTTTGGATAGGGCACAAATCAAAGAACTGTGCGAAAAAGCCAGTGGTGTGAATTCCAAAACAGGCGTGCAAACTCGTGATTCTCTAGGATGTCAATGA
- a CDS encoding sulfur transferase domain-containing protein: protein MINAIQINENLTTTGQVIPKQLEQAIQEGFKSVLNLRSPDELGFSQDEQKIAEALGLYYQNVPLKVDLKNLNEEVITKILTTLEQIPKPAVVHCAAGMRSTGIALLSIAIQEGLTPEETLAKARNLGFGFFEHAGVSPRLKQLFVNYVSKHSKIAVPAS from the coding sequence GTGATCAACGCCATACAAATTAACGAAAACTTGACAACAACAGGACAAGTCATACCAAAACAGCTTGAGCAAGCTATTCAAGAGGGTTTTAAGTCTGTTCTCAATTTGCGATCGCCTGATGAACTAGGATTTTCTCAGGATGAGCAAAAAATAGCGGAAGCATTGGGGCTGTATTATCAAAATGTTCCACTCAAGGTGGATCTCAAAAATTTGAATGAAGAGGTGATTACCAAAATCCTCACAACACTCGAACAAATCCCGAAACCAGCAGTTGTGCATTGTGCCGCCGGGATGCGATCGACTGGAATTGCGTTGTTGAGTATCGCTATCCAGGAAGGATTAACGCCAGAAGAAACCTTAGCAAAAGCAAGAAATCTCGGCTTTGGATTCTTTGAACATGCTGGCGTTAGTCCCCGATTAAAGCAATTATTTGTGAACTACGTTAGCAAACACAGTAAAATAGCTGTACCTGCTAGCTGA
- a CDS encoding GNAT family N-acetyltransferase translates to MSANEISLRPAQETDAWVLSAIHIAAIKALPATFYTQKELLAWRNYRDKPDGSNILKSMKTESFWVAIEGDVVIGFASFIVDELIGLYVHPKYQGKGIGRALVQHFCDEATEQGIDKVITTASLYAEGFYLRLGFTAIQKAPHYLRSGIFVPVTKMSKTLATTPK, encoded by the coding sequence ATGAGCGCTAACGAAATATCCCTTCGACCTGCCCAAGAAACAGATGCGTGGGTGCTGAGTGCAATTCATATTGCTGCTATTAAAGCTCTACCTGCAACTTTCTACACCCAAAAAGAACTTTTAGCTTGGCGCAATTACCGCGATAAACCTGATGGTTCAAATATCTTGAAGAGTATGAAAACAGAATCTTTTTGGGTTGCGATCGAGGGTGATGTTGTTATCGGTTTTGCTAGTTTCATTGTTGATGAACTAATCGGGCTGTATGTGCATCCTAAATATCAAGGTAAAGGGATTGGCCGTGCTTTAGTTCAACATTTTTGTGACGAAGCAACTGAGCAAGGCATAGATAAGGTAATTACAACTGCTAGCCTTTATGCTGAAGGGTTTTATTTACGACTAGGATTTACTGCCATCCAAAAAGCACCTCATTATTTAAGAAGTGGGATATTTGTTCCAGTTACTAAAATGAGTAAAACATTAGCTACCACACCAAAATAA
- a CDS encoding TetR/AcrR family transcriptional regulator: MHKTIRSSTLTRTRLIEAALQVFASLGVQGATTREIARVAGVNEVTLFRHFASKEQLLGAVMKNALALQTEALAHPEAWTQDLKIDLKQYAHLYNTMLETQEDLIRTFIGEAKRHPEAAKQVIQEAAKPLAEKLVAYLQSSQKRGTVRADLDPFPAVDMFTGMLLAGMLCRSAKFNSSNYSCEDYIETCVDIFVRGISTTPL, from the coding sequence ATGCATAAAACCATCCGTTCCTCAACTCTCACCCGTACACGTTTGATAGAAGCCGCCTTGCAGGTATTTGCCAGTTTAGGTGTTCAAGGAGCAACTACCCGTGAAATAGCTCGTGTTGCTGGTGTGAATGAGGTGACTTTATTTCGCCACTTTGCTAGCAAAGAACAACTTCTGGGAGCGGTAATGAAAAATGCCTTAGCACTCCAGACAGAAGCTCTTGCACACCCCGAAGCGTGGACACAGGATCTAAAAATTGATTTAAAACAGTATGCCCATCTTTACAATACTATGCTAGAGACACAGGAGGACTTAATTCGTACCTTCATTGGAGAAGCCAAACGTCATCCAGAGGCAGCCAAACAAGTGATTCAAGAAGCTGCCAAGCCCTTAGCGGAAAAACTAGTGGCTTACCTGCAATCGAGTCAGAAGCGAGGCACTGTCCGAGCAGACCTCGATCCATTTCCGGCTGTCGATATGTTTACAGGAATGCTGTTAGCTGGAATGTTATGCCGCAGTGCAAAATTCAATTCCAGCAACTATAGCTGTGAGGACTATATCGAAACCTGTGTAGATATTTTTGTGCGTGGTATCAGTACTACTCCCCTTTAA
- the xylB gene encoding xylulokinase: MSDIVVGLDLGTGGVRAIAVNLQGQIIAQSTRSYPLLTPQPGWTEQNSSDWIEASLDALLDVTQQLDEHRPIALGLSGQMHGMVPLDAEGKAIRPAILWNDQRTGKAVAEIEAAIPRQELIQRTGNPAITGFQLPKLLWLRAEEPQAYARLWQILLPKDYLGYVLTGEPVTEPSDASGIGCLNLANRQWDTNILHALNIKPALFPLVIESTAIAGRLKSEIAARVGLPVGLPVVAGGGDNAAAAIGLGISSSNLSRGSLSIGTSGVIFAPCVGVARRRHRPIPDPEGRVHLFCHVDGGYHLLGVTLAAGGSLRWYRDTFAPHISYTELMDMAERSQPGARGVLFLPHLAGERSPHLDPDTRGAFVNLLLAHTQADITRAVLEGVAFSLREALEVISAIAPLDQLLATGGGARSHIWLQILADVLQTKLIAPKAEEGAAYGAAILAMVGIGVYPNLEAALNILPQASNVVQPQPNPLYEAGFKRYKLLFDTLKAVR; this comes from the coding sequence TTGAGCGACATCGTAGTTGGCTTAGACTTGGGTACAGGAGGAGTACGAGCGATCGCAGTTAATCTGCAAGGACAAATTATCGCTCAGTCAACCAGAAGCTATCCCTTGTTAACTCCACAACCCGGTTGGACGGAACAGAACTCATCGGATTGGATTGAAGCAAGTTTGGATGCTCTTTTAGATGTTACTCAACAGCTAGATGAACATCGACCGATCGCACTCGGTTTGTCTGGACAAATGCATGGGATGGTTCCTCTCGATGCAGAAGGCAAAGCAATCAGACCAGCAATTTTGTGGAATGACCAGCGCACAGGTAAAGCTGTTGCTGAGATAGAAGCCGCTATTCCCCGTCAGGAGTTGATCCAGCGCACTGGAAACCCAGCAATTACGGGGTTTCAACTGCCGAAGCTTCTATGGTTGCGGGCTGAAGAACCACAAGCCTATGCTCGGCTGTGGCAAATTCTTTTACCAAAGGATTATCTGGGATATGTGCTAACGGGTGAGCCAGTGACAGAACCATCTGATGCCTCTGGTATCGGCTGTCTGAATCTGGCGAATCGGCAATGGGATACAAATATTCTCCATGCTCTCAATATAAAACCAGCGTTGTTTCCCCTAGTCATCGAATCTACCGCGATCGCTGGACGGTTAAAATCAGAGATAGCTGCCCGTGTGGGATTACCTGTGGGATTACCCGTAGTCGCAGGTGGAGGTGACAATGCCGCAGCAGCCATTGGTTTGGGCATCTCATCAAGCAACCTGAGCCGGGGTAGTTTGAGTATCGGTACATCAGGAGTGATCTTTGCACCGTGCGTAGGCGTAGCCCGTCGTAGACATCGCCCAATTCCCGATCCAGAAGGTCGGGTACATTTGTTCTGCCATGTGGATGGTGGCTATCATCTGCTGGGAGTGACGCTAGCGGCAGGTGGTTCTCTGCGTTGGTATCGAGATACATTTGCACCGCATATATCCTACACCGAGTTGATGGATATGGCAGAGCGATCGCAGCCTGGGGCGCGTGGTGTTCTATTTCTACCCCACCTTGCAGGAGAGCGCAGTCCCCACCTCGATCCAGATACTCGTGGTGCTTTCGTGAATTTATTATTAGCTCATACGCAAGCAGATATAACTCGTGCAGTGCTGGAAGGGGTTGCATTTAGCTTGCGAGAAGCATTGGAGGTAATTAGTGCGATCGCTCCCCTCGATCAACTTTTAGCAACGGGTGGAGGCGCACGCTCTCACATCTGGTTACAAATTTTGGCAGATGTTCTGCAAACTAAACTTATTGCTCCCAAAGCTGAAGAAGGAGCTGCTTATGGAGCTGCTATTTTGGCAATGGTGGGGATTGGTGTTTATCCCAATTTAGAAGCTGCACTCAACATTTTACCGCAGGCTAGTAATGTCGTACAGCCACAGCCAAATCCTTTGTATGAAGCAGGTTTTAAGCGCTATAAGTTACTTTTCGATACCTTGAAAGCTGTGCGTTGA
- a CDS encoding CHAT domain-containing protein, with product MVKEQATQPQKILILAAIPHGLRLDKEMREVEECIRRAVRRDIFDVDIRTAVRPQDIRRAIAEEKPTIVHFCGHGLEDGSLLLEDNGGQNKVVPPEGLASLFELHADYVNCVLLNACHSVKSAEAISKYINYAIGMNQEIQDQSAIQFAQGFYDGLGYATSKIQDVFPRAFQEGLVAIKLESLSQAEIPVIKTRINIDKPHKPMDISLLVRFLTPCLPFLLNVGNKAVEGASQKLGEDVWRKATVVWSKLQPKVEGKAAALEAAKDVANDPEDEDLQTALRVQLKKILEGEPTLAAEIAQILSEKSITGTDGDNIQQDVSGTGNQVIGKMDGNAKAIGRVHGNVNM from the coding sequence ATGGTTAAGGAACAAGCTACTCAGCCACAAAAAATTTTGATTCTGGCAGCAATTCCCCACGGTTTGCGCTTGGATAAAGAAATGAGAGAAGTTGAAGAATGTATCCGACGTGCTGTAAGACGAGATATATTTGATGTTGATATTAGAACTGCTGTTAGACCCCAGGATATTCGCAGGGCGATCGCAGAAGAAAAACCCACAATCGTGCATTTCTGCGGACACGGTTTAGAAGATGGAAGTTTGTTGTTAGAAGATAACGGGGGACAGAACAAAGTTGTGCCACCAGAAGGGCTGGCATCTCTTTTTGAGTTACACGCAGATTATGTAAACTGTGTGCTACTAAATGCTTGCCACTCTGTCAAATCTGCTGAGGCAATTAGTAAATATATTAATTATGCCATTGGCATGAACCAGGAGATTCAGGATCAATCTGCAATCCAGTTTGCTCAAGGTTTTTATGATGGATTGGGTTACGCAACTTCAAAAATTCAAGATGTATTTCCAAGAGCATTTCAGGAAGGTTTAGTGGCGATTAAACTAGAAAGCCTTTCCCAAGCCGAGATTCCAGTTATTAAAACCAGAATAAATATAGATAAACCACATAAACCAATGGATATTTCTTTACTAGTGAGATTTTTAACGCCCTGTCTGCCATTTCTACTGAATGTGGGCAATAAGGCAGTGGAAGGAGCATCCCAGAAGCTTGGTGAGGATGTTTGGCGAAAAGCGACTGTTGTTTGGAGTAAGTTGCAACCAAAGGTAGAAGGTAAAGCAGCGGCTTTGGAAGCAGCTAAGGATGTAGCAAATGATCCAGAAGATGAAGATTTACAAACTGCATTGCGGGTACAACTGAAGAAAATTTTAGAAGGGGAACCCACACTGGCAGCAGAAATTGCTCAAATTCTATCAGAAAAATCCATTACAGGGACTGATGGTGATAATATCCAGCAAGATGTCAGTGGTACTGGCAACCAAGTGATTGGAAAAATGGACGGTAATGCCAAAGCAATTGGTAGAGTACACGGCAACGTAAATATGTAA